One Gimesia aquarii DNA segment encodes these proteins:
- the rpsU gene encoding 30S ribosomal protein S21, with translation MVKLRLRENESIQEAVKRFRKIVEHAGIKKEMRRREYYEKPSDENRRNRRRAERRARLSRLQNNQ, from the coding sequence AAAACGAATCAATTCAGGAGGCAGTAAAACGGTTCCGTAAGATTGTTGAACACGCTGGTATCAAAAAAGAAATGCGACGTCGAGAATACTACGAAAAGCCCAGCGATGAAAACCGAAGAAATAGACGACGTGCCGAACGCCGCGCACGATTGTCCCGCTTGCAGAACAATCAGTAA